The following are encoded together in the Notolabrus celidotus isolate fNotCel1 chromosome 9, fNotCel1.pri, whole genome shotgun sequence genome:
- the LOC117818549 gene encoding early nodulin-75, whose product MGLILRVVLLSLLLIGKLQANIESSYDGYKPVNRDVRYQPQGPSFKPQHQPQAPRYQPQHQPQGPSYKPQPLPQPQAPRYQPQHQPQGPSYKPQPQPQAPRYQPQAPRYQPQHQPQGPSYKPQHQPQTPRYQPQHQPQGPSYKPQQQPQAPRYQPQAPRYQPQAPSYKPQQQAQPSYQPKPQPSYEPKPQPQQPSYQPKPQPQQLAQVPSYQPQQQAQVPIYQPKQQAQQAQVPSYQPKQQQQVPSYQPKQQQQVPSYQPKQQQQVPSYQPKQQQAQVPSYQPQQPSEGYGPSTGDSSGMAWTNYGSQDQLSHN is encoded by the exons ATGGGACTTATTCTACG TGTGGTGCTGCTCTCGCTTCTGCTCATTGGGAAGCTTCAAGCAAACATTGAAT CTTCATATGATGGATATAAGCCTGTAAATCGGGACGTGCGCTACCAGCCTCAGGGTCCCAGCTTTAAGCCACAGCATCAGCCTCAGGCACCTAGATATCAGCCACAGCACCAGCCTCAGGGTCCAAGCTACAAGCCACAGCCTCTGCCTCAGCCTCAAGCACCTAGATATCAGCCACAGCACCAGCCTCAGGGTCCAAGCTACAAGCCACAGCCTCAGCCTCAAGCACCTAGATATCAGCCACAGGCACCTAGATATCAGCCACAGCACCAGCCTCAGGGTCCAAGCTACAAGCCACAGCATCAGCCTCAGACACCTAGATATCAGCCACAGCACCAGCCTCAGGGTCCAAGCTACAAGCCACAGCAGCAGCCTCAGGCACCCAGATATCAGCCTCAGGCACCAAGATATCAGCCCCAGGCACCAAGCTATaagccacagcagcaggctcag cccagctaccagcccaagcCTCAGCCCAGCTACGAGCCCAAGCCTCAGCCCCAGCAGcccagctaccagcccaagcCTCAGCCCCAGCAGCTGGCTCAGGTTCCCAGCTACCAGCCCCAGCAGCAGGCTCAGGTTCCCATTtaccagcccaagcagcaggctcag caggctcaggttcccagctaccagcccaagcagcagcaacaggttcccagctaccagcccaagcagcagcaacaggttcccagctaccagcccaagcagcagcaacaagttcccagctaccagcccaagcagcagcaggctCAGGTTCCCAGCTACCAGCCCCAGCAGCCCAGTGAGGGTTATGGACCTAGCACAGGGGATTCTTCAGG TATGGCTTGGACCAACTATGGAAGTCAAGATCAGCTTAGCCACAACTAG
- the LOC117818845 gene encoding adhesive plaque matrix protein-like, with amino-acid sequence MGLILRSVILWLLLIGKLQASVISPDQGYEPGNWDMSYEPQVRSYKPQQPAQAPSYKPQQQAPRYQAQAPSYQPQPQQQQQAPRYQPQQHQQAPRYQHQQAPSYQPKKQQQAPRYQPQQQQVPKYQPKQQQQVPRYQPKQQQQQQVPRYQPKQQQQQQVPRYQPKQQQQVPRYQPKQQHQQQVPRYQPKQQHQQQVPRYQPKQQQQVPRYQPKKQQPQANFHPRAQGPSYKPRQPVYQPKPQPQQPVYQPKPQPQQPVYQPKPQPQQPVYQPKPQPQQPVYQPKPQPQQPVYQPKPQPQQPVYQPKPQPQQPVYQPKPQPQQPVYHPKQQQQQVPSYQPKQQQHQVPSYQPKQQQQQVPTYQPKQQQQVPSYQPKQQQQVPSYQPKQQQQVPSFQPKQQQQQQVPSFQPKQQQQQVPSFQPKQQQQQVPTYQPKQQQQVPSYQPKQQQQVPSYQPKQQQQVPSFQPKQQQQQVPSFQPKQQQQQVPSFQPKQQQQQVPSYQPKQQQQVPSYQPKQQQVPSFQPKQQQQVPSFQPKQQQQVPSYQPKQQHQVPSYQPKQQQPQQPSYQPQQPSYQPQQPSYQPQQPSYQPQQPSYQPQQPSYQPTEGHGQGPMAQTETASSAGVNSGMTWPNYGSQDQLGHN; translated from the exons ATGGGACTCATTCTACG ttCAGTGATTCTATGGCTGCTGCTTATTGGAAAGCTTCAAGCTAGCGTGATAT CACCAGATCAGGGGTATGAGCCAGGCAATTGGGACATGAGCTATGAGCCCCAGGTTCGCAGCTACAAGCCCCAGCAGCCGGCTCAGGCTCCAAGCTACAAGCCCCAGCAGCAGGCTCCAAGGTACCAGGCCCAGGCTCCCAGCTACCAGCCCCagccccagcagcagcagcaagctcCAAGATACCAGCCTCAGCAGCACCAGCAGGCTCCCAGATACCAGCACCAGCAGGCtcccagctaccagcccaagaagcagcagcaggctcCCAGATACCAGCCTCAGCAACAGCAGGTTCCCAAATATCAGcctaagcagcagcagcaggttcccagataccagcccaagcagcagcagcagcagcaggttcccagataccagcccaagcagcagcagcagcagcaggttcccagataccagcccaagcagcagcagcaggttcccagataccagcccaagcagcagcaccagcagcaggtTCCCAGAtaccagcccaagcagcagcaccagcagcaggtTCCCAGAtaccagcccaagcagcagcagcaggttcccAGATACCAACCAAAGAAGCAACAGCCTCAGGCTAACTTTCATCCAAGAGCTCAGGGACCTTCCTACAAGCCTAGGCAGCCTGTGTACCAGCCCAAGCCTCAGCCCCAGCAGCCTGTGTACCAGCCCAAGCCTCAGCCCCAGCAGCCTGTGTACCAGCCCAAGCCTCAGCCCCAGCAGCCTGTGTACCAGCCCAAGCCTCAGCCCCAGCAGCCTGTGTACCAGCCCAAGCCTCAGCCCCAACAGCCTGTGTACCAGCCCAAGCCTCAGCCCCAGCAGCCTGTGTACCAGCCCAAGCCTCAGCCCCAGCAGCCTGTGTACCAGCCCAAGCCTCAGCCCCAGCAGCCTGTGTACCAtcccaagcagcagcagcaacaggttcccagctaccagcccaagcagcagcagcatcaggttCCTAGctaccagcccaagcagcagcagcaacaggttccCACCTATcagcccaagcagcagcaacaggttcccagctaccagcccaagcagcagcaacaggttcccagctaccagcccaagcagcagcaacaggttccAAGCTTccagcccaagcagcagcagcagcaacaggttcccagcttccagcccaagcagcagcagcaacaggttcccagcttccagcccaagcagcagcagcaacaggttccCACCTATcagcccaagcagcagcaacaggttcccagctaccagcccaagcagcagcaacaggttcccagctaccagcccaagcagcagcaacaggttcccagcttccagcccaagcagcagcagcaacaggttcccagcttccagcccaagcagcagcagcaacaggttcccagcttccagcccaagcagcagcagcaacaggttcctagctaccagcccaagcagcagcagcaggttcctagctaccagcccaagcagcagcaggttcCTAGCTTccagcccaagcagcagcaacaggttcccagcttccagcccaagcagcagcaacaggttcccagctaccagcccaagcagcagcaTCAGGTTCCTAGctaccagcccaagcagcagcagccccagCAGCCTAGCTACCAGCCCCAGCAGCCTAGCTACCAGCCCCAGCAGCCTAGCTACCAGCCCCAGCAGCCTAGCTACCAGCCCCAGCAGCCTAGCTACCAGCCCCAGCAGCCTAGCTACCAGCCCACTGAGGGTCATGGACAAGGTCCCATGGCACAGACTGAAACTGCATCAAGTGCAGGGGTTAATTCAGG TATGACTTGGCCCAACTATGGAAGTCAAGATCAGCTTGGCCACAACTAG
- the LOC117818846 gene encoding putative cyclin-dependent serine/threonine-protein kinase DDB_G0272797/DDB_G0274007: MGLILRSVILWLLLIGKLQANVKSTYQGYEPGNWDTSYKPQAPGYQPQQQQQVPSYQPKQQQQVPSYQPKQQQQQHQVPNYQPKQQQQQVPNYQPKQQQQQQVPSHQRKQQRHQQVPSYHPKQQQQVPSYQPKQQEQVPNYQPKQQQQVPSYQPKQQQQQQVPSYQPKQQQQQQVPSYQPKQQPQVPRYQPKQQQQVPSYKPKQQQQVPRYQPKKQPQAHFQPRSQKAQVPRFQPKQQPRLQAYQPKPLPQLPVHKPRPGPQLPVHKPRPGPQLPVHKRRPGPQLPVFKPKPGPQLPVSKPRPRPLQPVYQPKN; encoded by the exons ATGGGACTCATTCTACG TTCAGTGATTCTATGGCTGCTGCTTATTGGAAAGCTTCAAGCAAATGTGAAAT CAACATATCAGGGGTATGAGCCAGGCAATTGGGACACGAGCTACAAGCCACAGGCTCCCGGCTAccagccacagcagcagcaacaggttcccagctaccagcccaagcagcagcaacaggttcccagctaccagcccaagcagcagcaacag cagcatcaggttCCCAActaccagcccaagcagcagcagcaacaggttcccaactaccagcccaagcagcaacagcagcaacaggttcCCAGCCACCAGCGCAAGCAGCAGCGGCATCAACAGGTTCCCAGCTACCATcccaagcagcagcaacaggttcccagctaccagcccaagcagcagGAACAGGTTCCCAActaccagcccaagcagcagcaacaggttcccagctaccagcccaagcagcaacagcagcaacag gttcccagctaccagcccaagcagcaacaacagcaacaggttcccagctaccagcccaagcagcagcctcaggTTCCCAGATACCAGCcaaagcagcagcaacaggttcccagctacaagcccaagcagcagcaacaggttccCAGATACCAACCTAAGAAGCAGCCTCAAGCTCACTTTCAGCCAAGGTCTCAGAAGGCTCAGGTTCCCAGGTTCCagcccaagcagcagcctcGGCTTCAGGCTTACCAGCCTAAACCCCTGCCCCAGCTTCCAGTGCACAAACCCAGGCCTGGACCCCAGCTGCCGGTGCACAAACCCAGGCCTGGACCCCAGCTGCCGGTGCACAAACGCAGGCCTGGACCCCAGCTGCCTGTGTTCAAGCCCAAACCAGGACCCCAGCTGCCAGTGTCTAAGCCCAGGCCACGACCCCTGCAGCCAGTGTACCAGCCCAAGAATTGA